GTTGATTATTTTGGACAGTAAAAAGAGAGAGTGAAGGTCTTTTCAGTCAATCTTTCAGAAACCAAAAATAGATAAAAAAAGAAGACCACGAGGTCCTCTTTAGATGTTAGCTATCGTCACCCTACTATAGTTGACAAAGAGCCTTTTTTATCAATGCCGTTCTAGTGGCTTTTTATCTCGGTCGAGTGTAAATCCTTCCCCTAGCACTTCATGGGCATCTGTTATGGTGATAAAAGCGTGGGGGTCAATTCGATGGATGAGCTCCTTCATTTCTTGTAATTGACTTTTATAGATGACCGAGTAGATCATATTGACATTGGTCTTGCTATAGAAACCTTGTGCCTTGATAAAGGTGACGCCACGTTCAATCTCGCTATCAATGGCCTGGGCAAGCTGATCGGATTTTTGTGAAACAATCATCACTCCCTTGCTACCGTAGCCACCCTCAGTGACAAAGTCAATGACACGGGAAGCGATGGCTACCATCATCAAGGTATATAGGACAGTTCGAAGGTCCTTAAAGACAATGACAATCAAGGTCAGAATTAGGATATCAATGGCTAGGATAATTTGTCCAATAGAATATGGAGTGTATTTATGACCGATACGGGCGATAATATCACTCCCTCCAGTTGTTCCCCCTGAACGAAAGATGGTTCCCAGCCCCAACCCCATCAGAATGCCACCCAAGATACTGACCAAAATCAAATCTTGCTGGAGATTGATGGAGAAAGGGATTTTTTCAAAAATGGCCAGCCAAACAGTAACAGCCAAGGTCCCTAAAATACTGAGATAGAGAGTTTTTTTACCTAATATTTTCCAACCAAGAATAAACAAGGGAATGTTGATCACAATGTTCATTATCCATGGTTGAATATGGAATAGGTAATAAATAATGAGTGCCAGTCCAGTCGCTCCTCCCTCAAACAAGCGATTGGGCATGATGAGGTAATTTAGTCCAAAGGCAAATAGACCAGCACCAAGCAAAATCAAGACTATATTCTTTATACGAATCATAAGGCCCTCCCAAGAAATCTATATATCAATTGTAAAAGATTTTCATATAAAAAACAAGTCTATTTTTCAAGTGATTTTTTGCCTATTTTTTGGTAAAATGGAATGAATATCTCAGAGCCTATTTTCACCAGTAAAGCGCATAATATCCAGTGATATTTTTTGCTAGTCTAGTAAGTGTTTGTTGAAAAACGAACAATGCTTAGCCTAAAAGATGGTCCTAGATGGAACTGCCAACTGTGAATATAGGTTCAAAGAATGAGGAGAAGGATGAGTAAGGGTTTTTTTATTACATTTGAAGGTCCAGATGGGGCTGGGAAGACAACGGTTTTGCAGGAATTGTTACCAGCCTTGCAGGAGCTAGGTCCAGAAGTGGTGACAACTAGAGAACCAGGCGGAGTGGCCATTGCTGAGGACATTCGCTCCATTATTTTGGATCCAGCCAATACGGAAATGGATGATAAGACGGAGCTCTTACTCTTTATCGCAGCCCGTCGTCAGCACTTGAAAGAAAAAATCTTACCTCCCTTGGCTGAAGGTAAGTTGCTTTTAATTGATCGCTTTATCGATTCCTCCATTGCCTATCAAGGCTTTGGAAGGGGCTTGGATGTGGCTGATATTAACTGGCTCAATCAGTTTGCGACAGATGGCTTGAAACCTGATTTGACCCTCTATTTTGACATTGATGCAGAAGAGGGTCTAGCTCGAATTGCTCGCAATGCGGATCGAGATGTGGACCGTCTGGACATGGAAAAGGCAGATATGCATAAGCGTGTTCGGCAGGGCTATCTCAGTATTTTAGAAAAAGAGCCAGAGCGTTTGGTCAAGATTGATGCTAGTCAGCCTTTAGATGCTGTTGTTGCGGATGCTTTGTCAGTCATTAAGAAACGGTTTGCGGAAAGAGCATGAAAATTGAAGAACTAAGACAGTTACAAGCTGGCCTATTCCAGCGATTTGTGACCATTTTGGAGCAAGGACGTCTGGCCCATGCCTATCTGTTTTCTGGTGATTTTGCCAGTTATGACATGGCTATTTTTCTCAGCCAGTCCTTATTTTGTGGGGAAAAAGTAGGTGTGTTACCTTGTCAGAATTGTCGAACTTGTCGTTTGATTGAAGCGGGTGAGTTTTCAGATGTGACCTTGCTAGCTCCCCAGGGCAATATCATCAAGACAGAAACTGTTCGTGAATTGGTCAAGAATTTTTCTCAGTCAGGTTTTGAATCTAGCAAACAGGTTTTTATCATTCGAGATGCTGAGAAAATGCATGCCAATGCAGCCAATTCTCTCCTGAAAGTAATCGAGGAACCTCAGTCGGATATCCATACTTTTCTCTTGACCAATCAGGAAGAAGCAGTGCTTCCGACCATTAAAAGTCGAACCCAGATTATCGGCTTTCCTAAAAATCTGTCCCTCTTGGAGCGGATGCTGGAGGAAGAAGGTTTGTTGAAAAACCAGGCCAGTCTGTTAGCACGACTGGTTTCTAGTCAGGAAGAGGCCCTGAAATTAGCAGAGAATAAGAATTTTCTGGAGCTAATGGGTCAGGCTAGGAAATTTATCGACCTGCTGCTGACCGACAGCAATCGGGCTTATTTGCAGGTAGGTAGCTTGCTTTCCTTGGCTGTGGAAAAGGCAGAGCAAGGACGATTGTTTGATTTACTCAGTCTATTATTAGCAGAAAGAATGTCGGAGCCACAGGTAATTGAAAAAATGGATAACCTACTAAGAGCCAAGGAAATGTGGCATGCCAATGTCAGCCTACAGAATAGTTTGGAGTATCTGACATTAAAATAAGCAGAAAGGAAGACCATGGATAAGAAAGAAATTTTTGATGCCCTAGATGATTTTTCACAAAATCTCTTGACCACCTTAGCAGAGGTAGATGCCATAAAGAAGCATTTACAGGGTGTCATTGATGAAAATACGACCTTGCGTTTGGAAAATTCCAAATTGCGTGAGCGTCTTGAGAAGGAAGATAAGATAGGCCATAAGTCATCCAACTTTGGTAAGGAAAACTTGGAACATATCTACGAAGATGGCTTCCATATCTGTACCTTCTCTTATGGACAACGCAGGGAAAATGATGAACCGTGTATGTTCTGCATTGAATTATTGAATCGAGAATAGCATGAAAGTACAAAAATCATTTAAGGGACAGACTAGCTTTGGGACCTTATATCTGGTTCCTACCCCTATTGGAAACCTTCAGGATATGACCTTTCGAGCTATCCAGGCCTTGAAAGAAGTAGATGTCATTGCAGCGGAAGATACTCGCAATACAGGACTTCTGCTCAAACATTTTGAGATTGAAACTCGTCAAATCTCCTTCCATGAGCACAATGCTCATGAAAAAATTCCAGTTCTGATAGACTGGCTCAAGTCGGGTCAATCCATTGCCCAGGTATCTGATGCAGGTCTGCCTTCTATCTCGGATCCTGGTCATGACTTGGTCAAGGTGGCGATTGAAGAAAACATCCCAGTTGTAGCCCTACCTGGTGCTTCAGCAGGTATTACAGCCTTGATTGCCTCGGGATTGGCTCCCCAGCCACATATTTTCTATGGTTTTTTACCGAGAAAAGCAGGGCAACAAAAGGACTTTTTCCAAGAAAAACGTGCCTACCCTGAAACACAGATTTTCTATGAATCTCCTTATCGGGTAGCGGATACCTTGGAAAATATGCTATCCGTCTATGGAGATCGCCAAGTGACTATCGTTCGGGAATTGACCAAGCTCTATGAAGAGTACCAGCGAGGAAGTATCACAGAAGTTCTAGATTATCTGAAGGAAAATCCCCTTAAGGGTGAGTGTTTAATCATCGTTGCAGGTGTTGGTGAAGAAGAGTTACCATCCGTAGACGAAGTGGATCTAAAGGCAGAGGTGGAAAAGGAAATCGCAATGGGGCGCAAACCCAACCAGGCCATCAAGGAAGTAGCTAAACGCTACCAACTCAAAAAACAAGAAGTATATGATCTATATCATGGACTAGGCTGAGTCTAGTCCTTTTCTCATTTTCCGTACCTTTTCTGAGAATGTAGCTTATTTTATGGAATTTTCAGAATACTTGTGATATAATGAACGCATTCTAATTTTGGAGGGAATTTATGACAATCTACAACTTCTCTGCAGGTCCTGCAGTATTGCCAAAACCAGTGCTTGAACGCGCTCAAGCTGAATTCTTGGACTACAATGGTTCGGGAATGAGTGTTTTGGAGATGTCCCATCGCTCCAAAGACTTTGATGATATTATTAAAGGTGCTGAAGCAACCCTTCGTGAACTCATGGCTATTCCGGATAACTATAAAGTTATTTTCTTGCAAGGTGGAGCATCTTTGGAATTTACCATGATTCCTCTCAATTTTGCCCAAGGTAAAAAAGCCTACTATTTAGCAGGTGGTTCATGGGGTAAAAAAGCCTATACTGAGGCTGTAAAACTGTCTAAGACCATTGACTTTGAACCAATCTTGCTGGGCTCAACAGAAGATATCACCTATGCAGAATTGCCAACTTTTGATAAAAACGATATCGATCCAAACGCAGCTTATGTTCACTTGACCACCAACAATACCATCGAAGGTACAGCTGTTTACGACATTCCAGATACCAACGGCGTTCCAGTTATTGGCGATATGTCTTCCAATATCCTGGCTGCTCGTTACAATGTAGAAGACTTTGCCATGATTTATGCAGGGGCTCAGAAGAACATCGGGCCAGCTGGTGTGACAGTTGTCATTGTGCGTGAGGATTTCCTTAACGATCAACCAATGCTTTCAAGCATGTTGGACTACCGTATTCAAGCAGAAAATGAGTCACTATATAACACGCCGCCTGCATACTCTATCTACATTTCTAAGCTAGTCTTTGAATGGGTCAAAGAAATTGGTGGTGTGGACGAAATGGAGAAAATCAACCGCGAAAAGTCTGGCTTGCTTTATGACTACATTGATCAGTCTAATTTCTACAAAAACCCAGTTCGTAAAAAAGAAGAGCGATCAGTAGCTAATATTCCATTTGTGTCCCCAAGTGAAGAGCTGGATGCCAAATTTGTCAAAGAAGCGACAGCAGCAGGCTTCAAGAACATCAAGGGCCACCGTTCTGTTGGCGGTATGCGAGCATCCCTCTACAATGCCTTCCCACGTCAAGGTGTGGTCGACTTGATTGACTTCATGAAAAAATTTGAAGCGGAGAATGCTTAATGGAAATCCGTCTTGCACATCCCAATGAAGTAGGATCAATTTGTCAGATTATGGATCAGGCCAAGGCTTTCCTAGCAGATTCTGGCAGTAGCCAATGGCAAGGTGCTTATCCTAATCAAGATACGATTTTTGAGGATATTTTAAGTGGCAAGGGCTATGTTGGTCTGGTGGACGGTAAAGTTGCTGTATATGCGGCTGTATTTCGTGGGACAGAGGCTGCCTATGAAGCCATTTATGACGGCAAGTGGCAGCACAATAATCCTCTCTATACGACTATTCACCGTGTGGCGGTTGCTGAAGGTTTCCGTGGCCAAGGTGTGGTTCAGACCTTCCTACAAGGGATAATTGAAGGGCAAAAGGGACCAGATTTCCGCTGTGACACCCATGAGAAAAACCTGCCCATGCAACACATTCTGGAAAAACTAGGCTTTGTCTATTGTGGCAAAATTCCCTTGGACGGAGAACGCCTAGCCTACCAAAAAATCAAGCATAAGAGCGAACGCAGTCTCTATCAGGAGGTTAGTGAAGACGATCGTTGGTTACTTGGAAATAATTAAAAATATGAAAGAAAGTCAGGCGGAGGCTCTTCCGCCTTTTTAGGTAAGAATAATGGTATTTAGCGTACGAACATTTAACAATATTAACCAAGTTGGTCTGAAGGAATTGGGCAATCGTTTCCAGATTGATGGAGATCATGCAGCAAATCCAGATGCCTTTATCATCCGTTCTGAAAACTTGCACGGCTTTGATTTTCCTGAAAATCTCAAGGCTATTGCCCGCGCGGGTGCAGGGACCAACAATATCCCAATCGATGAAGCGACTGAGAAAGGGATTGTGGTCTTCAATACTCCTGGAGCCAATGCCAACGCCGTAAAAGAAGCAGTCATTGCTTCTATCCTCTTGTCTGCGCGTGACTATATCGGTGCGACTGCTTGGACCAATACCTTGTCAGGTGATGATGTGCCAAAGCAAGTGGAGGCAGGTAAGAAGCAGTTTGCAGGGACTGAAATTTCAGGCAAAACCCTTGGTGTTATCGGACTCGGTGCTATCGGTGCCCGTATTGCCAACGATGCTCGCCGTCTAGGTATGAATGTTCTTGGCTACGATCCGTATGTGTCTATTGAAACAGCATGGAGCATTTCTAGTCACGTCAAGCGTGTAGATGATTTGAAAGAAATTTTTACCAATGCCGACTATATCACTGTCCACGTTCCTTTGACAGATAAGACCCGTGATTTGTTCAATGCGGACAGTTTTGGTCAAATGAAAAAAGGGACAACCTTAATCAACTTTGCTCGTGGTGAATTGGTCAACAATGCCGACTTGTTTGAAGCTATTGAAGCAGGAGTTATCAAGAAGTACATTACTGACTTTGGTACCGAAGAAGTACTTAATAAGGACAATATTATCGTCTTCCCACACGTTGGAGGCTCAACAGAAGAAGCGGAGCTTAACTGTGCTATTGCGGCTGGTCAAACCATCCGACGCTTTATGGAGACTGGTGAAATTATCAACTCCGTCAATTTCCCAAATGTCAAACAATTTTTGGATGCTCCATATCGTATCACCTTGATTAACAAGAATATTCCAAATATGGTAGCAAAAATTACTACAGCCGTGTCTGAATTGGGCATTAACATTGACAATATCATTAACAAGTCAAAAGGTGACTATGCCTATACCTTGCTAGACTTGGATGAGGCAGATAAGGGTAAAATTGACCAGTTGGTTGCTAATTTTGAAGCAACAGAGTCTATAGTTAAGGTTCGTGTTATCAAAAATAAAAACTAAGTATGTATGTAAAAAACATCTACCAGAGCCCACTAGGTCCCATGTCCTTGGTAGCCAGTGATAGAGGCTTGCGCGGTGCCTGGTTCGAAGGGCAGAAATATTTTGAACGTGGTTTAGATGAAAAGCCTGTGCTAGGCTCACATCCTATTTTAAACAGTACAAGACTGCTCCTAGATGCATACTTTTCAGGTGAGCAGGTAGATTTTTCAGACCTCCCCTTAGAGCCTGTTGGGATAGATTTTCAAGAAAAAGTCTGGCGGCTATTAAAAGAGATACCGCATGGCCAGACGACCAACTATGGAAGACTGGCCCAGCAACTTGGTCTTCGGTCTGGTCAGGCTGTGGGGGGAGCGATTGGGCGTAATCCCTACTCTATCATTGTTCCCTGTCATCGTGTTCTCAATCAAAAGGGACAGTTGACAGGTTATGCAGGTGGCTTGGACAAGAAAATCTGGCTCTTGCAACATGAAAATCCACACTTTGAGGTGAAAAAATGATTTTATATTATGAGTATCCTAAATGCTCGACCTGTCGGGCAGCCAAGGCAGAGCTAAAGAGTTTGGGCTTGGAATTTGAAGCAATTGACATTAAGGCGACGCCTCCCAGTGCTGACCAGCTCAAATCTTGGATGGAAGCAACTGGTTTAGACTTGAAAAAGTATTTTAATACGTCTGGTAATAGTTACCGTGAACTTGGTCTTAAAGATAAATTTGATAGTTTGACTGTGGACCAAGCATTAGACTTATTAGCTAATGATGGCATGCTGATTAAGCGTCCCTTGCTGATTCAGGATGGAAAAATCTTGCAGATTGGTTATCGAACAAAATACGAAAATCTCGGTTTATAGGGCCGAGATTTTTTGATGATTGAGCGAAAATTCTAGAGAGCATATTCCACGGTGATGTACTCATGATGTTGTTTGAGGGTATCAAGGATATGGGGCTTCTTGGCAACAAGCTGTCGCATGATGTCGTGTTCAACATCTTGAAGGTGTATCTTTATCCGAACCTGCATGCCTTGTTTATAGATATGAATATCCACATCCTCAGTTTCTTCTAAGTATTGTTCTAATATCTCATAAAGACATTCTTGAATTTCAGGTAGATGGACAGTACCATGGGCTAGTTCTTTAAATGAGGTAATGAGTAGGGTGAGAGGTTCCTTGAATGAGATTAGGGCAAGAGCAAGGGTTACGAAGAAATCACCTGTATAATGCAGAAAATCTAGGGGGCTCTTGTTAGGGATAAAGGCTAAGAATAGAAAGGCTACTCCAATGGCTGCTGAAATCAGACCGTCAATCAGATTGCCCTTGGCCTCGGCGGCGATGATGGTCGAAATATTGCCGATTTTTTTATTCATATAGCGATTGTAGGCATAAAGACCAAAGCAGACAAAGAGCATTATACTGGTGTAGGGGATAACAGGTCCAGTGGTCATCTTGTGGGCAATGCCATGGACAAAGTAAGCAAAGGCGGTTGCTGCAGTTTCTAAGACAGCAAAAATCAGGAGAAGTAAGGTTGCCAAGGATTTCATAATGGCATAGAGTGGTTCTAAAAAGTGTAATCCTTGGGGAAAGGTTGCCGTTTTCCTATGACTATGCTTGGAGATATGGTATGCGACCAGGGAAGATATAAAGGCAATGAGGGAAAAAACGCCATCAAGCAAGAGGGCATTTAGGTCAGTCATGATATAGACGGCTAGACCTGCTAAACCGTTTAAGCCATTGATAATAGCAGAAACGGTCAAGCAATGTGCTTCAATTTTCTTTGGATTCATTGATGACCTCCTTAACTGGTTTATTATATATTTATTATATCAATCTTTTTACTTTTCGGCAAGCGTGATGAATGTGCAATCAAAACTGTTCTGTAAATGAAAAAAAGAAGAGCTAGAGCTCTTCTTAATATTAGATATCAATTTCCATAACAATTGGTGTATGGTCTTGGCGGGCACCAGAATCAATCATATCTGACTTGGTTACCTTATCAGCGATACGGTCGCTGACCAACCAGTAGTCGATTCTCCAGCCTGTGTTGTTGATTTTGCTGGTGCGGCTGCGTTGAGCCCACCACGTATAGGCGTTGAGGACATCCCCATGTAAGTGGCGGAAGGTATCTGTGAAGCCTTTAGCAAGTAGATTTGTAAATCCTTCACGCTCTTCGTCTGTAAATCCTGGTGACTGGCGGTTGCTAGCTGGGTTGGCCAGGTCAATTTCCTTGTGGGCAACGTTGTAGTCACCTGTGGCTAGGACTGGTTTTTGGCTGTCAAGCTGAGATAGGTATGCAGCATACTGGACGTCCCAGATTTGGCGGTCGGCCAATCGTTTCAAGCCATCGCCAGCGTTTGGCGTATAAACCTGGGTAACATAGAAGTCGTCAAACTCTAGCGTGATGATGCGCCCTTCAGAGTCCATAGTAGTTGGCGCACCAATCTCTGGGAAGCTAATGGTCGGTGTTAGGTGGTTTTTATAGAGGAAGAGGGTACCTGCATAGCCCTTGCGTGCAGGCTCAACAGATGAACGCCAGGTATTTTCATAGCCAGGGAAGTAGCTTTCAAGGATTTCCAAGTGTTTTTTGGTTGGCCCCTTGTCAGAGAGCTTGGTTTCCTGAATGGCAATAATGTCGGCATCTTCCGCAACTAGCGTGTCAATCACGGCGCGGGATAGGAGGGCGCGTGGGGATTCAGCTGTCAGAGCAGCATTGAGGGAATCAATGTTCCAAGAAATGAGTTTCATACAGGTTCCTTTTCTAGTTTCTTACTGTTTTTACATTATACCAAAAATCCCCCTTTCAAGCGAACAAGGGAATTTGAAAAAATTTTTCAAATTTTGTGTTATAGTACTAAAAGTATGGTACAATAGTAGCAAATAAATCTTTGGTTTCGGAGGTTGTTATGAAAAGAAAATTGATTGGCTTTGCCTGGCTAGCTCTTATCCTAGAGATGCTAGTCTACTACTGGTATCAGCTACCCGCTATCAATGTGTTTAGTTTGGGTTTCTGGGTTTTCGTCTTGCAATCGACAGCCCTGGCCTGGTTGATTTTGCTTTTTAGCAATCCAGCAGGACTTGTTCAACAGGCTACCAAAGTGTCAGGTAGACAGCGTCAGGTGACAACCTACAATATCAATCCTAAACTGCCTGCCTTTCTTAGTTGGACTGGTCGCCTCTGGCTCTTAGTTGTTCTTGCCTTGGTTGGACTGGGGATTTTCAACTCTCCTATCTTCCGAGCTAAAGATTATGCGGCGGTCATTTCAGTGACGGATGCAGATTTCAAGTCGGATTTCCCTGAAACCGATATTTCCAAGCTGGCTCTCTTGGACCGTGCTTCGGCTGAGAAAATCGGTGACACCTATCTGGGCACCATCGATAAGGTTTCCCAGTTTGGTATTTCTGATGACTATCGTCAGATTACCATCGGTCAGCAACCTTTCCGTGTGTCGCCCTTGGAGTATAAGTCTTTTTGGAAATGGCTGAGCAACCATCAAGATGGGATTGGCTACTATGTTAAGGTCAATCAGACGACAGGGAAAGCAGAGCTTGCCAAGCTGAGCAAGTCCATGCATTATTCCGATTCGGAGTATTTGTTCAATGACACCCTGCGTCATCTCCGGATGCAATACCCAACAACCATTTTTGGAAAACCGTCCTTTGAAGTGGATGATGAGGGCAATCCTTACTATATCGCAACGACTTACCAACCAAAATTTGGTCTGTCTTCCAATGATCCGACTGGTGCCATAGTCTTGGATGCCGTGACAGGCGAGAGCAAGGAGTACAGTCTGGCAGATATTCCTGAGTGGGTGGACCGCGTTTATTCAGCCAGCAATGTGATTAGTCGTGTCGATGATCATTACACCTACCAAAATGGTTTCTGGAATACCATTTTCAGCCAAACAGGTGTCAAACATACAACTGACAGCTACAATTATATTTCTATCGGTTCTGATATTTACCTCTATACAGGCATTACCTCAGCTACAGCAGATTCATCCAACCTTGGATTTATTCTGGTCAATATGCGGACCCGTGAAATCACAAACTACAAACTAGCTTCAGCGACTGAAACTGCAGCCCAAGAATCAGCAGAAGGGGAAGTACAGGAAAAGGGCTATCAGGCAACAGCACCAAGTCTGGTCAAATTAGCAGATACTGCCTACTACTTGGTTTCTCTCAAAGATGATGCTGGTTTGGTCAAGTCCTATGCCCTGGTCGATGCGGAAGATTACCAACAAGTAACAGTCAACAATGACGTGGCGTCCCTTATTTCGCAAGTGACAGGAAGAGATGCTTCAAGTCTAACAGGCCTCAATACAAGCGACTCTGGAGAAGTTGAAGAAGCAGAAGTGATTTCTGGCAAGGTTGAAGCCTTGGCCAGCCAGATGATTGCTGGTTCAACGGTTTACTATATTCAATCAGAAGGTCAGATATACAAGGTTAAGGCAACTGAGGATAGTACAGACAAGCTACCATTTATCAAGGTCGGAGATAGTTTTACAGGTCAACTGGATAAGAACAATTACCTGAAAAATGTGACTATTAGTCAAGAATAATTTGAAAGAAGAGCGGGAATTGACTTTAGGGCAGACCTGCTCTTTTCTTTGTATTTTGGTGCTAAATATACGTTTTTGTGGTATAATGTGGCAGGCTTGTATTTGTTCATCTGTAGAACAAATAGGCTATTCTATTTTAAGGAGTAACTTGTGAATTTATTTAGAAAAAAACAAGCAAGTGGACGGAGCAGTTATATGCGGCGCCACTTGGGCTTGGTGGATTTGATTTTATTAGGGATTGGTTCCATGGTGGGAACGGGAATTTTTACGGTCACTGGCCTAGCGGCGGCGCAATATGCAGGTCCAGCTTTGATTATATCGATTGTAATTGCCGCAGTTTCTGTTGGTTTAACGGCCTTATTTTACGCTGAATTTGCCTCTCGAATCCCGACAAACGGTGGGGCCTACGGCTATCTCTATGCGGTATTTGGTGAATTTCCTGCCTGGCTTGCAGGTTGGTTGACCATTATGGAATTTTTGACAGCAGTGTCCAGTGTGGCATCGGGCTGGGGTTCTTATTTGAAAGGTTTGTTAGCTAATTTTGGTCTTGCTCTGCCAACGGCCTTGAATGGCACTTTCAATCCAGCTCAAGGAACCTATATCGACCTTTTACCAGTCTTGGTGCTGATTTTCGTGGTTGGTGTGGTTCTACTCAATTCCAAGGCTGCCCTTCGATTTAACTCGGCTCTAGTTGTATTGAAATTTTCAGCATTAGCTCTTTTCATCCTTGCTGGGCTCTTCTTCATTAAGCCTGAGAACTGGTCCAATTTTGCTCCATTTGGTTTTGGGGCAGTCTATGGTGGTCAGGCTGGTATTATGGCAGGGGCTTCTCTGATGTTCTTTGCCTTCCTTGGTTTTGAGTCTATTTCCTTGGCGATTGATGAAGTCAAAAGCCCTGAGAAGAATGTACCAAAGGGAATTGTATTGTCCTTGTCTATCGTAACCATTCTTTACATAGTCGTGACCTTGGTCTTGACCGGAATGGTGCACTATAGCAAGCTTAATGTAGCGGATGCGGTTGCCTTTGCTCTTCGTGAAGTGGGCTTGGGCTGGGCAGCAAGTTATGTATCTGTCGTAGCTATCTTGACCCTGATTACGGTATGTATTTCCATGACCTACGCCCTATCTCGTATGGTTTACTCCATCAGCCGTGATGGGCTCTTGCCTAAATCGCTCAGCCAATTGACAGCGACTAGCAAGGTTCCTAAAAATGCGACTATTTTAGTGGGTATCTTTGCGGCAATCTGTGCAGGAATTTTCCCTCTGGCTAGTATTGCCAGCTTCCTCAATATTTGTACCCTAGCCTATCTGATTATGCTGGCCCTTGGCCTTATCCGCTTGCGTCAGGTTGAAGGTTTACCAAAAGAAGATCAATTCAAAACGCCATTTGTACCAGCTTTGCCAATCCTTTCCATCATTATCTGCCTGTCCTTTATGTTCCAGTACAGCCTAGATACCTGGATTGCCTTTGGAGTGGCGCTCATCGTAGGAAGTTTGATTTATCTTTTCTATGGATATAAACATTCGGAAGTTCATTCCAAATAAGCAAATTAAATATAGTAAAAAGAGATGGTTCTGTGCCATCTCTTTTGCTTTACAAAATAAAGGGTTCGATTTTTAACTCTATCTTATCTCCGTACTTAGCCTGCAAATCGTCTGCAAGAGGATGATAGAGAGTTCGTAATTGTTCAATCTTGTCTGGGAACTGCTTGCCAACGTAGTCAAATTTACACTCAATGGTTAAAAAGAGTTGATGGAAGAGTTCGTTGATCTGGTTCAGGCGGGCAATCATCTCTTCATCTTCTTTCAGAAAATCTGGAATTTCTGAGCGATTGTTGACAAAGCCGTCGATGAGTTTTACGGGGAAAGAGCCGTATTCTAGGACAAATTCGTACATAGGGTTCTCCTTATCATTGTTAGGACTATTGTAGCATAGTTTGGAGTGTGACAAAAGGATTTCAATTCTATTGCTGTTTAAGTTTTGTTTAACATTATTTTTAGTTTCGTTTAAAGGTTGACCGTTAAACTAAGGACTATAAACGAGGCAGGTAACTGCCAAGCACTTGAAATAAAGAGGGAAAAAGATGAAAACTAGAATTGTACAAAAACAATTTAAACGCATTGAAACAAAATACATCGTTGATAAAGAAACATTTGTACTACTCGAAAAGGATTTGCAGCAACACATGGTTTCAGATGAGTTTGCGACTTCGACTATCACAAATGTCTATTTTGATAATGAAGA
The nucleotide sequence above comes from Streptococcus sp. 29887. Encoded proteins:
- a CDS encoding GNAT family N-acetyltransferase, with product MEIRLAHPNEVGSICQIMDQAKAFLADSGSSQWQGAYPNQDTIFEDILSGKGYVGLVDGKVAVYAAVFRGTEAAYEAIYDGKWQHNNPLYTTIHRVAVAEGFRGQGVVQTFLQGIIEGQKGPDFRCDTHEKNLPMQHILEKLGFVYCGKIPLDGERLAYQKIKHKSERSLYQEVSEDDRWLLGNN
- a CDS encoding DNA polymerase III subunit delta', whose product is MKIEELRQLQAGLFQRFVTILEQGRLAHAYLFSGDFASYDMAIFLSQSLFCGEKVGVLPCQNCRTCRLIEAGEFSDVTLLAPQGNIIKTETVRELVKNFSQSGFESSKQVFIIRDAEKMHANAANSLLKVIEEPQSDIHTFLLTNQEEAVLPTIKSRTQIIGFPKNLSLLERMLEEEGLLKNQASLLARLVSSQEEALKLAENKNFLELMGQARKFIDLLLTDSNRAYLQVGSLLSLAVEKAEQGRLFDLLSLLLAERMSEPQVIEKMDNLLRAKEMWHANVSLQNSLEYLTLK
- the tmk gene encoding dTMP kinase, whose amino-acid sequence is MSKGFFITFEGPDGAGKTTVLQELLPALQELGPEVVTTREPGGVAIAEDIRSIILDPANTEMDDKTELLLFIAARRQHLKEKILPPLAEGKLLLIDRFIDSSIAYQGFGRGLDVADINWLNQFATDGLKPDLTLYFDIDAEEGLARIARNADRDVDRLDMEKADMHKRVRQGYLSILEKEPERLVKIDASQPLDAVVADALSVIKKRFAERA
- the rsmI gene encoding 16S rRNA (cytidine(1402)-2'-O)-methyltransferase, producing MKVQKSFKGQTSFGTLYLVPTPIGNLQDMTFRAIQALKEVDVIAAEDTRNTGLLLKHFEIETRQISFHEHNAHEKIPVLIDWLKSGQSIAQVSDAGLPSISDPGHDLVKVAIEENIPVVALPGASAGITALIASGLAPQPHIFYGFLPRKAGQQKDFFQEKRAYPETQIFYESPYRVADTLENMLSVYGDRQVTIVRELTKLYEEYQRGSITEVLDYLKENPLKGECLIIVAGVGEEELPSVDEVDLKAEVEKEIAMGRKPNQAIKEVAKRYQLKKQEVYDLYHGLG
- a CDS encoding YitT family protein, translated to MIRIKNIVLILLGAGLFAFGLNYLIMPNRLFEGGATGLALIIYYLFHIQPWIMNIVINIPLFILGWKILGKKTLYLSILGTLAVTVWLAIFEKIPFSINLQQDLILVSILGGILMGLGLGTIFRSGGTTGGSDIIARIGHKYTPYSIGQIILAIDILILTLIVIVFKDLRTVLYTLMMVAIASRVIDFVTEGGYGSKGVMIVSQKSDQLAQAIDSEIERGVTFIKAQGFYSKTNVNMIYSVIYKSQLQEMKELIHRIDPHAFITITDAHEVLGEGFTLDRDKKPLERH
- the serC gene encoding 3-phosphoserine/phosphohydroxythreonine transaminase, translating into MTIYNFSAGPAVLPKPVLERAQAEFLDYNGSGMSVLEMSHRSKDFDDIIKGAEATLRELMAIPDNYKVIFLQGGASLEFTMIPLNFAQGKKAYYLAGGSWGKKAYTEAVKLSKTIDFEPILLGSTEDITYAELPTFDKNDIDPNAAYVHLTTNNTIEGTAVYDIPDTNGVPVIGDMSSNILAARYNVEDFAMIYAGAQKNIGPAGVTVVIVREDFLNDQPMLSSMLDYRIQAENESLYNTPPAYSIYISKLVFEWVKEIGGVDEMEKINREKSGLLYDYIDQSNFYKNPVRKKEERSVANIPFVSPSEELDAKFVKEATAAGFKNIKGHRSVGGMRASLYNAFPRQGVVDLIDFMKKFEAENA
- the yabA gene encoding DNA replication initiation control protein YabA → MDKKEIFDALDDFSQNLLTTLAEVDAIKKHLQGVIDENTTLRLENSKLRERLEKEDKIGHKSSNFGKENLEHIYEDGFHICTFSYGQRRENDEPCMFCIELLNRE